A window of the Ostrea edulis chromosome 1, xbOstEdul1.1, whole genome shotgun sequence genome harbors these coding sequences:
- the LOC125648174 gene encoding M-phase phosphoprotein 6-like: MTNVGKSSLSKNVLQMKFMQRSALQIVKEKCEEEKQRVIDDEHWVLDLPETKQKESKYIIETSIARVEELQYGRFSYNGCNPEVERLMKMYSTEKELEESEAREEQNSVNDQEMAQRYKSLSETIAKKFTKKRKRAEVDESLNKEIPSISVEEETSKGKKKKASKKKFLKPKDE, encoded by the exons ATGACTAATGTTGGCAAATCTAGCCTTTCTAAGAATGTTTTGCAAATGAAG TTTATGCAAAGAAGTGCTCTGCAGATCGTTAAAGAAAAATGTGAAGAAGAGAAACAGAGAGTGATAGATGATGAACACTGGGTTCTAGATTTGcctgaaacaaaacaaaagga aagtaaatatattattgaaaCAAGCATTGCTCGTGTTGAAGAATTGCAGTATGGGAGATTTTCTTATAACGGCTGTAACCCAGAGGTTGAG AGGTTGATGAAAATGTACAGTACAGAAAAAGAACTGGAGGAGTCTGAAGCCAGAGAGGAGCAGAACTCAGTCAATGACCAGGAAATGGCTCAGAG GTATAAGTCTCTATCTGAGACAATTGCGAAAAAGTTCACCAAAAAGAGGAAACGAGCAGAGGTCGATGAGTCGTTAAATAAAGAAATTCCTAGCATTAGCGTTGAAGAGGAAACatcaaagggtaaaaaaaagaAGGCCTCCAAAAAGAAATTCCTGAAGCCAAAAGATGAATGA